In Oryza brachyantha chromosome 1, ObraRS2, whole genome shotgun sequence, the following are encoded in one genomic region:
- the LOC102722258 gene encoding uncharacterized protein LOC102722258, whose protein sequence is MERGSARRHALLGLCLGLLLLAAPSHQVSAAAVEDGLLSNGDFETAPAGGFVKSASVAEGASSIPGWTINGTVELISAGQHQGGMILIVPQGDHAVRLGNDASIGQVVQVEKGSEYAITFSAARTCAQLESLNVSVLGGVSQMVDLQTLYNIEGWDAYALAFQATDEQASLEFRNPGMEDDPTCGPILDNVAVKKLFTPDKPKDNVVTNGDFEEGPWMFPNTSFGVLLPTNLDEQTSALPGWMIESNRAVRFVDSDQYTVPQGKRAIELLSGKEGIISQMVETTPQKEYSLTFTLGSAGDSCQPPLAVMAFAGDQAQNFHYSPMGNATSQAANVTFTARAERTRVAFYSVYYNTRSDDHSSLCGPVIDEVRVWGLNGAAGLKASLGLLLGIVSIVGLMLF, encoded by the exons GCTTGCTCAGCAATGGTGACTTTGAGACAGCACCAGCTGGCGGTTTTGTCAAATCCGCTTCAGTTGCTGAGGGTGCGTCTTCGATTCCTGGCTGGACAATCAATGGGACAGTTGAGCTCATCTCAGCAGGCCAGCACCAAGGTGGCATGATTCTTATTGTTCCACAGG GGGATCATGCTGTACGTCTTGGGAACGATGCAAGTATAGGGCAGGTGGTGCAGGTTGAGAAGGGCTCGGAGTATGCTATAACGTTCAGTGCTGCCCGGACATGTGCACAACTAGAGTCATTGAATGTGTCGGTGCTCGGTGGTGTTTCACAGATGGTGGATTTACAGACACTGTACAACATAGAAGGCTGGGATGCATATGCATTGGCTTTTCAGGCAACAGATGAGCAGGCAAGTCTTGAGTTCAGGAACCCTGGTATGGAAGATGATCCGACTTGTGGGCCTATCCTTGATAATGTTGCCGTAAAGAAGCTCTTCACTCCAGACAAACCAAAGG ATAACGTGGTGACCAATGGAGACTTTGAGGAGGGTCCGTGGATGTTTCCAAACACGAGCTTTGGGGTGCTTCTTCCAACCAACCTTGATGAGCAGACATCTGCCTTGCCTGGCTGGATGATCGAGTCAAACCGTGCTGTCCGCTTTGTCGACTCTGACCAATACACCGTTCCCCAAGGGAAGCGTGCCATTGAGCTTCTGTCGGGGAAGGAAGGCATCATCTCACAGATGGTCGAGACAACTCCTCAGAAAGAGTACAGCCTGACATTCACACTGGGCTCGGCAGGGGATTCATGCCAGCCACCGTTGGCTGTCATGGCATTCGCAGGCGACCAGGCCCAGAACTTCCACTACTCGCCCATGGGCAACGCCACAAGCCAGGCTGCAAACGTGACATTCACAGCACGAGCTGAGAGGACGCGGGTAGCGTTCTACAGCGTGTATTACAACACGAGAAGCGATGACCACAGTTCGCTCTGTGGGCCAGTGATCGATGAGGTGCGTGTCTGGGGCTTGAATGGTGCTGCTGGGTTGAAGGCTAGTCTTGGGCTGCTGCTTGGCATTGTTAGCATCGTTGGTCTGATGTTGTTCTAA
- the LOC102722537 gene encoding potassium channel KAT3, whose protein sequence is MARSSRMKLWPHCFPCFDDDDRSGNRFTAACNFSDDLLPSLGATAQQPPKLRKYLVSPYDPRYKVWETFLIILVVYSAWICPLEFAFLRYLPSAPFVMDDVVNGFFAVDIMLTFFVPFVDKKSYHLVNDPKKIAIRYLSSWFLFDVCSTVPFHSISLLFNKHEHDLGFKFLNVLRLWRLRRVSSLFARLEKDIRFNYAVIRCTKLISVTLFAIHCAGCINYLIADRYPDPRRTWIGAVMPNFREDGLWIRYVTAMYWSITTLTTTGYGDLHAENAREMLFGICYMLFNLWLTSYLIGNMTNLVVHSTSRTRDFRDMVQSASEFAARNQLPQQIEEQMLNHICLRYKTEGLKQQEMLDILPRAMRASISHCLFFRVVQGAYLFKGVSSRFIQQLVTEMQAEYFSPRENIILQNDSPSDLYLLVSGAVDILVLLDGAEQVYGRSADGELLGEIGVLCNKPQPFTCRTTKLSQILRISRSKLLGIIQENREDGNIIRSNLQQVDI, encoded by the exons ATGGCACGTTCTTCTCGCATGAAGCTGTGGCCGCATTGCTTCCCATgcttcgacgacgacgacagatCAGGTAACAGGTTCACTGCCGCGTGCAACTTCTCCGATGATCTCCTACCATCGCTTGGTGCTACCGCTCAACAGCCTCCTAAGCTCAGGAAATACCTTGTCTCGCCCTATGACCCGCGTTACAA GGTCTGGGAAACATTTCTGATCATTCTGGTTGTTTACTCGGCGTGGATTTGCCCGCTGGAGTTCGCGTTCCTGAGGTACCTTCCCAGCGCGCCTTTTGTCATGGACGATGTCGTCAACGGGTTTTTCGCCGTCGACATCATGCTTACTTTCTTCGTCCCGTTCGTGGACAAGAAGTCTTACCACCTTGTTAATGATCCAAAGAAAATAGCAATCAG ATACCTGTCGTCCTGGTTCCTCTTCGATGTGTGCTCGACTGTTCCATTCCACTCCATCAGCCTGCTGTTCAACAAGCACGAGCATGACCTCGGCTTCAAGTTTCTCAATGTTCTCAGGCTCTGGCGGTTGCGTCGAGTCAGTTCGCTGTTCGCAAG GCTTGAGAAGGACATCCGGTTCAACTACGCGGTGATACGCTGCACAAAGCTCATCTCG GTCACCCTCTTCGCGATACACTGTGCCGGGTGCATCAACTACCTGATCGCCGACAGGTACCCTGACCCGAGGAGGACCTGGATCGGCGCCGTGATGCCCAACTTCAGGGAGGACGGGCTGTGGATCCGGTACGTGACGGCCATGTACTGGTCCATCACGACGCTGACGACCACGGGCTACGGCGACCTGCACGCCGAGAACGCCAGGGAGATGCTGTTCGGCATCTGCTACATGCTCTTCAACCTCTGGCTCACCTCCTACCTCATCGGCAACATGACCAACCTCGTCGTCCACAGCACCAGCCGCACCAGAGACTTT AGGGATATGGTTCAGTCCGCTTCAGAATTCGCGGCGAGGAACCAGCTGCCGCAGCAGATAGAGGAGCAGATGCTGAACCACATATGCCTCCGGTACAAGACCGAGGGCCTGAAGCAACAAGAGATGCTAGACATCCTACCGAGGGCGATGCGAGCCAGCATTTCTCACTGCCTCTTCTTCCGGGTTGTTCAAGGAGCCTACCTGTTCAAGGGGGTTTCCTCAAGGTTCATCCAGCAGTTG GTAACAGAGATGCAAGCAGAATACTTCTCCCCAAGGGAAAACATCATATTGCAGAATGACAGCCCATCAGACCTGTATCTTCTTGTATCCGGAGCAGTA GACATTCTGGTATTACTAGACGGAGCGGAACAG GTTTACGGGAGATCAGCTGATGGAGAACTGCTAGGGGAGATAGGTGTACTGTGTAACAAGCCACAGCCCTTCACCTGCCGGACGACCAAACTGTCTCAGATTCTGAGGATTAGTAGGTCCAAGCTGTTGGGTATCATCCAGGAGAACAGAGAAGATGGCAACATCATCAGAAGCAACCTTCAGCAAGTAGATATCTAG